Proteins from one Artemia franciscana unplaced genomic scaffold, ASM3288406v1 Scaffold_2345, whole genome shotgun sequence genomic window:
- the LOC136042888 gene encoding serine/threonine-protein kinase pakG-like: MAFSLKVPCFAKPRSSLDVPKELLIDSVPPSEIVIGGGRACEVSVGHFGGQKVALKKYIGIRGNAEYESVILKEAAAIYKTRHENVVGIRFVCLKEMTLGLEYCEKVLTDEDGNPHSFNNARQILGFLSVLSSEVSREIAPVLFSSMACQVSEGLRYLHSIKIIHADLKSANVLVTEKRGRDDSWLFKLADFGESRLSLVTSVVTSTTQDQSQQNRGGTICFMSPERCDNKRPTFACDLFSFGMFLYELHDFTIKFPFEKDGFPVDVIVNKIRSGVLPCHEDMSSPLKEVFLKCCAFEPKARPTVFELCKMLTELAPEAFMQPDRALNSTIQFPILTSNNDSYQENFSVSDLPLTDLSQPVSHSEFSSSGLPDSHLLVSEVMVPATEPSQMILDTVAGCALRNFGITQLKDFQIRSITNILKKEDALVVSGTGSGKSICYQIPSVMESGITLLVVPTIALRKDQSDFLLSRGIDSFVVGEKIAPVEYDQQVTAISDLSENKPVILVGTPESFMGREGSLGFVRRQRSLLDRRLKFVVFDECHLLYEWCGFRSSFLELKSLRSFFPRATFLALTATLLPKDEKLIIEEFLHNPCVVRMSVDRPNVRLEISHYSPPSGLEGSMDWVESWSEAIKRIIGTVNGQLAIVYFSYAREANAACSAISSLGVKAAAFTG; the protein is encoded by the coding sequence ATGGCTTTCAGCTTGAAAGTGCCCTGTTTTGCTAAGCCCAGATCAAGTCTGGACGTACCAAAAGAATTGTTGATCGACTCCGTTCCACCTTCAGAAATAGTAATTGGGGGTGGGAGGGCTTGTGAGGTTTCTGTGGGTCATTTTGGCGGACAAAAAGTagccttaaaaaaatatataggaatCCGCGGTAATGCCGAATACGAGTCAGTTATTTTAAAGGAAGCTGCTGCCATTTATAAAACACGCCATGAAAACGTTGTTGGGATTAGGTTTGTCTGTTTGAAGGAGATGACCCTCGGCCTCGAATACTGCGAGAAAGTTTTGACGGATGAAGATGGGAATCCACATTCTTTTAACAATGCCAGGCAAATTCTTGGTTTCCTGTCCGTCTTGAGTAGTGAAGTGAGCAGGGAAATCGCTCCTGTCTTATTTAGTTCAATGGCTTGTCAGGTTTCAGAGGGCTTAAGGTATCTTCACTCGATAAAGATCATCCATGCTGACCTCAAATCGGCTAAcgttttggtcactgaaaaaagGGGACGCGACGACTCTTGGCTCTTTAAATTAGCAGATTTTGGAGAAAGCCGATTATCACTTGTGACATCAGTCGTTACTTCAACTACTCAAGATCAGTCTCAGCAAAATCGGGGTGGGACAATATGTTTTATGAGCCCAGAAAGATGCGACAACAAACGTCCTACCTTTGCTTGTGACCTGTTTTCTTTTGGAATGTTTCTATATGAGCTACATGATTTTACGATCAAGTTTCCCTTCGAAAAGGATGGTTTTCCTGTTGACGTGATAGTCAATAAAATTAGGAGTGGGGTGTTGCCCTGTCATGAAGATATGTCAAGTCCcctaaaagaagtttttctgaAATGTTGCGCGTTTGAGCCGAAAGCTCGTCCCACTGTCTTCGAACTTTGCAAAATGTTGACTGAACTTGCCCCTGAAGCTTTCATGCAGCCAGATCGTGCTCTCAATTCCACAATTCAGTTTCCAATACTCACTTCCAATAATGATTCCTATCAAGAGAATTTTTCTGTGTCAGATCTACCATTGACTGACCTTAGTCAACCTGTTTCTCACTCCGAATTTTCCAGTTCCGGTCTACCTGACTCTCATCTATTGGTTTCAGAAGTTATGGTGCCTGCTACGGAACCGTCTCAAATGATCTTGGATACTGTCGCTGGCTGTGCACTTCGAAATTTTGGCATCACGCAGCTGAAAGATTTTCAGATTCGTAGTATTACTaacattctaaaaaaagaagatgcttTGGTTGTTTCAGGCACTGGAAGTGGAAAGTCGATTTGCTATCAAATTCCATCTGTTATGGAATCAGGTATTACTCTTTTGGTTGTTCCAACCATAGCACTGCGCAAGGATCAAAGTGATTTTTTACTTTCACGTGGTATCGATTCCTTTGTTGTTGGTGAAAAAATTGCTCCTGTCGAATACGACCAACAAGTGACCGCCATCTCAGATTTGTCTGAAAATAAACCTGTGATTTTAGTAGGTACTCCAGAAAGTTTTATGGGCCGGGAAGGATCGTTAGGGTTCGTTCGGAGGCAAAGATCTCTTTTAGACAGACGGTTGAAATTTGTAGTCTTTGACGAGTGCCATCTACTCTACGAATGGTGTGGCTTTAGAAGTTCCTTTTTGGAACTGAAGAGCTTGAGAAGTTTTTTCCCTCGCGCAACTTTCCTTGCATTAACAGCAACTCTGCTGCCCAAAGACGAAAAACTGATTATAGAGGAGTTTCTTCACAACCCTTGTGTAGTTCGAATGTCTGTTGATAGGCCAAATGTAAGGCTGGAGATTTCACATTACAGCCCACCTTCAGGTTTGGAAGGTAGTATGGATTGGGTTGAAAGTTGGTCTGAAGCTATCAAGAGGATCATTGGAACAGTTAATGGACAGCTAGCCATAGTATATTTCTCGTATGCGCGGGAGGCCAATGCTGCATGTTCGGCTATTTCCAGTTTAGGAGTCAAGGCTGCGGCGTTCACTGGATAA